A part of Thermococcus sp. SY098 genomic DNA contains:
- a CDS encoding MFS transporter — protein sequence MSQRINATMHAKKVSHRYYGISKVPKWFYSFIPFKISTGGSSILMPLYLLQLGGNAQMVGIMNSLASLSSMIGSLFWGKLSDRTLRRKIFILFGFFSVSIFLTALSFANSPAEFIILNAVYSFFLASTLSVPIVLVLRSVRKHSWDYGIGKFNEISGWAWVFGLGLGFVLSQYLTIRQLLLLFALLNIPSLIWGAKTIREIPIYVNRKSIRIFGNYVVEKIRYVPTFMLHINLRKPKFGKFYFASFLFWISVGMYFSQFPVLLAENGLERRYIYLAAILNSSVSAFMYLKVGLMLENRDKLKVLKEGITLRLIGIATILMGTFMLPYLLPLAFLSYFLAGYSWSFISISSTSIVGKLAGEREKGTAMGTFNLINSLGYIIGSFLSGFLVYAGGFTANFGASSLFALLSLLSLRKLEI from the coding sequence ATGAGTCAAAGAATAAACGCCACAATGCATGCAAAGAAGGTCTCTCATAGGTATTATGGAATATCAAAGGTTCCTAAGTGGTTTTATTCGTTTATACCTTTTAAGATTTCAACCGGTGGAAGCTCAATCCTAATGCCTTTATACCTCCTTCAGCTTGGTGGAAATGCTCAGATGGTCGGAATAATGAACTCTCTTGCAAGCCTATCTTCAATGATTGGCAGCTTGTTCTGGGGGAAGCTGAGTGATAGAACTTTGAGGAGGAAGATATTCATTCTGTTCGGATTCTTCAGTGTGAGCATATTCCTAACAGCCCTCTCATTTGCAAACAGCCCAGCTGAATTCATCATACTCAATGCCGTTTACTCCTTTTTCTTGGCCTCAACACTTTCCGTTCCAATCGTCCTCGTTCTCAGAAGTGTTAGGAAGCACAGCTGGGATTATGGAATAGGAAAGTTCAATGAAATAAGCGGCTGGGCATGGGTTTTTGGGCTTGGTCTGGGATTCGTCTTATCTCAATACCTCACAATAAGGCAGCTCTTGCTACTCTTTGCCCTCCTCAATATTCCATCATTAATCTGGGGAGCCAAAACAATTAGGGAGATTCCAATTTATGTGAATAGAAAGAGCATCAGAATTTTCGGCAACTATGTAGTTGAAAAAATACGCTATGTGCCAACATTCATGCTGCACATAAATCTCAGGAAGCCAAAATTTGGGAAGTTTTACTTTGCATCATTCTTATTCTGGATATCTGTCGGAATGTATTTTTCCCAGTTTCCAGTATTGTTGGCAGAAAATGGTCTTGAAAGAAGATATATTTATTTGGCTGCAATACTCAACTCTTCAGTTTCAGCCTTTATGTACTTAAAGGTTGGATTGATGCTTGAAAACAGAGACAAGCTGAAGGTTTTAAAAGAGGGTATAACCTTGAGGCTGATTGGGATTGCGACCATCCTCATGGGAACATTTATGCTCCCGTATCTCCTTCCATTAGCATTTCTTTCATACTTCCTTGCTGGTTATTCATGGTCATTCATAAGCATCTCCTCAACCTCAATTGTTGGAAAACTTGCTGGCGAAAGAGAAAAAGGAACGGCGATGGGGACATTTAACTTAATCAACTCACTCGGATATATAATAGGAAGCTTTTTAAGCGGATTTTTAGTTTACGCTGGCGGATTTACAGCAAACTTTGGAGCATCTTCACTCTTCGCTCTCTTGAGTCTATTAAGCCTTAGGAAGCTTGAAATCTGA